The proteins below are encoded in one region of Acetoanaerobium noterae:
- the yfcE gene encoding phosphodiesterase translates to MKIGVISDTHGSLYFFEMAMSYLKDCDKIIHAGDILYHGPRNDIPGGYNPKELAEKINALDNIVFAKGNCDSDVDQMVINHPIQSPYTVLDADNLNILITHGYTKSKEDMIEEAKKFKADILIYGHTHKKELTKYDSLIVLNPGSTSIPKDGSRSVAIIYSGKIVLIDIENNGSILSELYIK, encoded by the coding sequence ATGAAAATAGGTGTAATAAGCGATACCCATGGAAGTCTTTATTTTTTTGAAATGGCAATGAGCTATCTTAAAGATTGCGATAAAATAATTCATGCAGGCGACATATTATATCACGGTCCTAGAAATGATATCCCTGGAGGATACAATCCAAAGGAGCTTGCTGAAAAAATAAATGCACTAGATAATATTGTATTTGCCAAAGGTAATTGCGATAGCGATGTTGATCAGATGGTTATAAATCACCCTATCCAGAGTCCCTATACAGTTCTTGATGCGGATAATCTAAATATATTGATTACCCATGGCTATACTAAATCAAAAGAGGATATGATTGAAGAGGCTAAAAAGTTTAAAGCCGATATTTTAATCTATGGACACACTCATAAAAAGGAGCTTACAAAATACGATTCCTTAATAGTATTAAATCCTGGAAGCACTTCTATTCCAAAAGATGGTTCAAGATCAGTTGCTATCATATATTCAGGTAAAATAGTTCTAATTGATATAGAAAACAATGGAAGTATTCTGAGCGAGCTGTATATTAAATAA
- a CDS encoding RluA family pseudouridine synthase — protein sequence MWFNNQQYNKLVWKNESRNDTLKQILLNDMGISLRLLYSLKKDKQIFVNKKFYKMHELVNIGDIIEINLPYEANEYDAEDMDIKLLYEDADLMVVEKEPFVVVHPTKGHQSGTLANGLIKLFKDKSINSKIRFVNRLDRDTSGILIVAKNSYCHSILTKDDAMHEMGKKYYAVVSGHLEKESGVIDLPIDKSEDGIRRMVSEKGQRAVTRYKVIDKLKQATLLEISLETGRTHQIRVHFSHIGHPLVGDELYGGDMSLLNRQALHCFELGFYSPRKSEIIYIKSELPHDMRELVKELTPTY from the coding sequence ATGTGGTTTAATAACCAGCAATATAATAAATTAGTATGGAAAAATGAATCGAGAAACGACACCCTAAAGCAAATACTCCTAAATGATATGGGAATATCTCTTAGGTTACTATACTCTTTGAAAAAAGATAAGCAGATATTTGTAAATAAAAAATTTTACAAAATGCATGAGCTTGTAAATATAGGAGATATAATAGAAATTAATTTGCCGTATGAAGCAAATGAGTACGATGCTGAAGATATGGATATAAAACTACTTTATGAAGATGCAGATTTGATGGTTGTAGAAAAAGAGCCTTTTGTGGTGGTTCATCCGACTAAAGGACATCAAAGTGGTACTCTTGCCAATGGACTGATTAAGCTATTTAAGGATAAGTCAATAAATTCTAAGATTAGATTCGTAAATAGGCTAGATAGGGATACGTCAGGAATTTTAATAGTAGCAAAGAATAGCTACTGCCATAGTATACTTACTAAAGATGATGCAATGCACGAGATGGGAAAAAAATATTATGCTGTTGTAAGTGGGCATTTAGAGAAGGAAAGCGGAGTAATTGACCTTCCAATAGATAAAAGTGAAGATGGTATAAGAAGAATGGTTTCAGAAAAAGGACAAAGAGCAGTAACTAGATATAAGGTTATAGATAAACTAAAGCAAGCAACACTACTTGAAATATCATTGGAAACAGGTAGAACGCATCAGATAAGAGTGCATTTTTCTCATATAGGGCATCCCCTTGTGGGAGATGAGCTATATGGTGGAGATATGAGTTTATTAAATCGACAAGCTCTTCATTGCTTTGAGCTAGGATTTTATTCACCTAGAAAATCTGAAATCATCTATATAAAATCAGAGCTCCCTCATGATATGAGAGAGCTGGTTAAAGAGTTGACGCCTACTTATTGA
- a CDS encoding NAD(+)/NADH kinase, with protein sequence MKRKIIITYNSYDRSIRTAKILRTKLASAGFEVLEKPDPEAELFIAIGGDGSFLKTLHDYDFPEVPIIGINTGHLGFFQEIMPPQIDNFIDAYINKRYTIQEIHPIEALICTRTSCVELQAINEFVVKGDKSRTIHLNLSVNTNFIECFSGDGVILSTPTGSTAYNYSSGGSIVDPSLKLIQVTPLSPINTNAYRSFTSSIILPSDAIVKISPEYRFEDSLVFVTDGIEHRYNQIVDLTFQTSTINIKLLRLGGYEFWSKVTEKFL encoded by the coding sequence TTGAAGCGAAAAATAATTATTACGTATAACTCATATGATCGTTCTATAAGAACAGCTAAAATACTGCGTACCAAGCTAGCATCTGCTGGCTTTGAGGTTTTAGAAAAGCCTGACCCTGAAGCTGAGCTATTTATAGCCATAGGAGGAGATGGATCCTTTTTAAAAACACTTCACGATTATGATTTTCCAGAGGTACCGATTATCGGTATAAACACAGGTCACTTAGGCTTTTTTCAAGAGATTATGCCTCCCCAAATAGACAACTTTATAGATGCCTATATAAATAAAAGATATACTATCCAAGAGATTCATCCTATAGAGGCATTAATCTGCACTAGAACTAGCTGTGTTGAGCTACAGGCTATCAATGAATTCGTAGTCAAAGGTGACAAAAGTAGAACTATTCATTTAAACCTCAGCGTAAATACTAACTTTATAGAATGCTTTAGTGGAGATGGAGTTATTTTATCTACTCCCACAGGTTCTACTGCATATAATTATTCCTCAGGAGGAAGTATAGTTGACCCTAGCTTAAAGCTCATACAAGTAACACCTTTATCTCCTATAAATACAAATGCTTATAGATCCTTTACCTCTAGCATAATCCTACCCTCTGACGCAATAGTAAAAATCAGCCCTGAATATAGGTTTGAGGACTCTTTGGTATTTGTTACAGACGGAATAGAGCATAGATATAATCAAATAGTAGACCTTACCTTTCAGACCTCTACTATAAACATCAAGCTGCTTAGACTTGGGGGATATGAATTCTGGAGCAAGGTAACAGAAAAGTTTCTGTAA
- the trmB gene encoding tRNA (guanosine(46)-N7)-methyltransferase TrmB has translation MRYRKAKNYKEKLSVFEGKTYIDLSSITKLDIKEAYTKNQPLMLEIGCGKGGFLLELARRNPEVNYLGIEKNDALLLEAVTKASEENLDNIKFVSFDASKIENFFAKGDVCRIYLNFSDPWPKARHHRRRLTSRCFLSKYTEVLNESKSLIFKTDNRNLFEFTLLELSARKDSLISVDLDLHSKDFEPDDERLILTEYEKRFMAQKLPIYRLEAQLLGNNRL, from the coding sequence TTGAGGTATAGGAAAGCTAAAAATTACAAAGAAAAATTGTCAGTATTTGAAGGAAAAACCTATATTGATTTAAGCTCGATTACAAAGCTGGATATAAAAGAAGCATATACTAAAAATCAGCCGTTAATGCTTGAAATAGGCTGTGGTAAGGGTGGATTTTTATTAGAGCTAGCTAGGAGAAATCCTGAAGTAAATTATTTAGGGATTGAAAAAAATGATGCCCTTTTGTTAGAGGCAGTAACAAAGGCCTCCGAAGAAAATCTAGATAATATAAAATTTGTAAGCTTTGACGCTAGTAAAATAGAGAATTTTTTTGCTAAGGGTGATGTCTGCAGAATATATCTTAATTTTTCAGATCCTTGGCCTAAAGCTAGACATCATAGGAGAAGATTGACTAGCAGATGTTTTTTAAGTAAATATACTGAGGTTTTAAATGAAAGCAAAAGCTTAATATTTAAAACAGATAACAGAAACCTTTTTGAATTTACTTTACTTGAGTTAAGCGCAAGAAAAGACAGCTTGATATCAGTAGATTTAGATTTGCACTCTAAGGATTTTGAACCAGATGATGAAAGGCTTATATTAACTGAATATGAAAAAAGATTTATGGCACAAAAATTACCGATTTATCGTCTAGAGGCTCAGCTTTTGGGTAATAATAGGTTGTAA
- the acpP gene encoding acyl carrier protein, which yields MIYETIRTIIAEHLGINESKISLDTSINEDLEIDSLDAVEIIMAIEDAFSIEVDEEAIEQFTTVREMVEYVEAHQ from the coding sequence ATGATTTATGAAACAATAAGAACTATCATTGCAGAGCATCTTGGTATAAATGAAAGTAAGATATCACTTGATACATCTATTAATGAAGATCTCGAAATAGATTCTCTAGATGCTGTTGAAATCATTATGGCCATTGAAGATGCATTCTCTATCGAAGTAGACGAAGAAGCTATCGAGCAATTTACTACGGTTAGAGAAATGGTAGAATATGTAGAAGCTCATCAATAA